A region of the Desulfuribacillus alkaliarsenatis genome:
TAAAAAGTCGTGCAGGAGATAAGAAGGTTCTATGCGGACTTAGCGGCGGTGTAGATTCTTCAGTTGCTGCGGTGTTAACACATAAGGCAGTAGGGGATAATTTAACTTGTATCTTCGTAGATCACGGTCTATTACGTAAAAATGAAGCAGAGCAGGTAATGGAAACATTCAAAGATGGTTTCAACATGAATATTATTCTTGTCGATGCGAAAGAACGTTTTATGACCAAATTAAAAGGGGTCAGTGATCCTGAGACTAAACGTAAAATTATTGGTGAAGAATTTATCCGTGTATTCGAAGAAGAGTCTAAGAAACTAGGGCAATTCGATTACCTTGTACAGGGCACATTGTATACAGATATTATTGAAAGTGGAACAGATACGGCGACAACTATTAAATCCCATCACAACGTTGGTGGATTACCAGAAGATATAGATTTCGAGATAATTGAACCGTTAAACACATTATTTAAGGATGAAGTTAGACGTGTAGGGGAAGAAATGGGATTACCTGAGACGATTGTATGGCGCCATCCATTCCCAGGACCAGGTCTTGCAATTCGTGCAATAGGGGAAGTGACGGAAGAAAAGCTGCACATTCTCCGTGAGTCAGACGCTATTCTAACAGAAGAAGTGCGTAAAGCTGGCTTATATCGTGAAGTATGGCAAATGTTTACTGTTGTACCGAACGTTCGTAGTGTAGGTGTTATGGGGGATGAGCGTACCTATAACCATGCGGTGGCTATTCGTGCTGTGACTAGTACTGATGGTATGACGGCTGATTGGGCGCACCTTCCTTATGAGTTACTACAAACCCTATCTTCAAGGATGATTAATGAGATTCCAGAAGTAAACCGAGTTGTATATGATATTACATCAAAGCCACCAGCAACAATCGAATGGGAATAATAGATTAGTGGCAAAAATTAGAATATAATTTGTTTGTATTTGGCAGAATAACCTTTGTGGATAATACCACAAGGGTTATTTTTATGCATTCAGTTAAAAGTTAAATACACGAACATTTAAATAAAATACCCATAGAACGTTCGTGTTTTTTGTTGACTTTTGTCGAATATGCTGGTACACTATGGTTGCAATAATCGTATTTAGATTAAACCAATATTGAAACAAGGTTCGTATAATCCTGAGAATATGGCTCGGAAGTATCTACCAGGCAACCGTAAATTGCTTGACTACGAAACAACTTACGTATCACATGATGTTGATACGCTTGTTTTCGTAGAGCCTAGTGTATATAACTATATCACTAGGCTCTGCTGTTTCCAAATTTATCCAAAAAGGAGATGTACGAGTTGGTAAGCAAAGACAGTGCAGTAGGTAAGTTTTTTAAGTTTGAAGAACACAACACGAATTTCAGAACAGAAGTAATTGCAGGTCTTACAACATTCTTAACTATGGCTTACATAATATTTGTAAACCCTGCGATTCTATCAGACGCCGGTATGGATTTCGGAGCAGTATTCGTAGCAACGGTTATCGCTGCAACTATTGGTAGTTTGATTATGGGGTTATATGCTAACTATCCAATCGCGTTAGCGCCAGGTATGGGTCTGAATGCATATTTCTCATACACTGTAGTATTAGGAATGGGCTATTCTTGGGAAGTTGCTTTAGGAGCAGTATTCGTTTCCGGGGTATTATTCTTGATTTTAACAGTATCAAAAATACGTGAACTTATTATTAATGTAATTCCACCAGGTTTGAAAAGTGCTGTTGCAGCAGGTATTGGTTTGTTTATTGCTTTTATTGGTTTAAAAAATGCTGAGGTTATTGTAGGTTATGATGCAACACTAGTAGCGTTAAATCCTGAATTTCTGTCTGGGACACCGCTATTGACAATGATTGGTTTAGTAATTATTTCTTTATTAATAATTCGTAAAGTACCAGGCGGAATTTTTATTGGTATGTTAATTACAGCGATTATAGGTATTTTTATGGGTGAAGTAGTGCGACCAGAGGGTATAGTAGAGGCACCACCTAGTTTAGCTCCTACATTTATGGCGATGGACATTTGGGGTGCGTTAGAGTTAGGTGCATTGACAATAGTATTTGCTTTCTTGTTCGTTGACTTCTTCGACTCTGCTGGAACATTAACTGGAGTTGCTAAGCAGGGTAATATGTTAGTTGACAATAAGCTTCCTAGAGCAAGCCGTGCATTAACTGCAGACTCTGTAGCTACAATGTCAGGTGCAGCGCTTGGTACATCAACAACTACAGCTTACATAGAATCATCAGCGGGTGTTGCGGCTGGTGGACGTACTGGTATGACAGCTGTTGTTACTGGATTATTGTTCTTAGCTTCGTTACCGTTTTTCCCAATTATTAAAGCGTTAGCTTTATCGCCAGGGGTTACATCACCTGTTTTAATTATAGTGGGTGTATTCATGGCTTCAAGCTTAAAGGATATTGAATGGAAAGAGTTTTCCGAAGCAGTACCAGCTTTTATGACGGCGTTATTTATGCCGCTAAGCTTTAGTATCGCCAACGGTATTGCATTTGGTTTCATTGCATATCCGCTTGTAAAGGTTTTTGCAGGTAAGGCGAAGGAAGTTCATCCATTAGTATATATTATCGGTTTCTTATTCGTGCTCCGATTTATTTTCCTCGGAACGGACTAAGGCAATTGGAGATATTAAATTTTTAGAAATCTAGAAGTTCATAGAGAGGGCTCTTTTATAGGGTCCTCTTTTACTTCAAGTATGGATACATTAAAATACGATTAGCTATAAATAAAACCAGAGGAATATGGAGGATTATAATATGGACAAGCAGACCTTAGTGGGTGTTATTATGGGTAGCACTTCTGACTGGGAGACTATGAAACACGCATGCGATATGCTAGACGAATTAAAAGTACCCTACGAAAAAAAAGTAGTGTCAGCCCATCGAACTCCAGATTATATGTTTAACTATGCGGAGACCGCCAAGGATCGTGGGATAGAAGTTATAATAGCGGGTGCGGGTGGAGCGGCCCATTTGCCAGGTATGGTTGCCTCTAAGACTGAGCTACCAGTAATTGGTGTGCCTGTGAAATCTAGCAACTTAAATGGCTTAGACTCATTGCTGTCTATTGTGCAAATGCCTGGGGGCATCCCAGTGGCTACAGTAGCCATTGGCAAAGCAGGAGCGACCAATGCAGGAATACTTGCAGCGCAGATATTAGGGATTAAATATCCAGAATATCAGCAAGCAGTGGCAATAATGCGCCAAAACAAGAAGGACACGGTATTATCAGAGGAACTGTAATTTCAGAGGAACTTTAATTATGAATTGTTAAATGAATGAATGTAAAAGTATTGGGGTGTATTACTGTGGATGATAATAATAAGGTGATAGAACCAGGCTCTACAATTGGGATATTAGGTGGCGGGCAGCTTGGTAGAATGATTATATTAGCTGGGAAGGCAATGGGGTATCGATTTGTCACACTTGACCCGCATAGCAAATGTCCAGCAGCGCAGGTTTCCGATGACCATATTGTGAGTAAGTTTGACGATTTTAAGGGTGCTGATTATCTAGGTCGTAATAGTGAGGTTATAACTTATGAATTTGAAAATGTAGATTCTGCAGTTGCCAATAGGCTAGAGGAAAAATACTATTTGCCTCAAGGAAGCCTATTATTAAAAATTACACAAAATCGTAGCAATGAGAAGTCTGTTTTACGGTCACTAGGTCTACCAGTTGCACCATTTGAAGTTATTAAAAGAGATCCATACGAAGTAATCAATAATGAGCCATTAACACACCTTAAACTTGTATCAAAAGATGAGCGACGCTTAGAGACAGCACTGCTGAAAGCTGTAGATAACTTAGGGATGCCAGCGGTTATGAAGACAACTACAGGTGGCTATGACGGTAAAGGACAGTGGTTTATCCGTAATGAGCGCGATTTTATATCTGCTAGTAATGCTTTTAACCGTATCGAGTTTGTCAATTCAGATTTTATTGTTGAGAAATTTGTACCATTTGAACGAGAACTCTCCGTGATTGTAGCTAGGAATAAGAAAGGTGAAATAGAAACATATCCAGTAGCAGAGAATATTCACAATAACAGCATCTTGCATATGACAATAGTTCCAGCAAGAATTCCTGTCGAGGCTCAGGAGCAAGCACAGAAAATTGCTAAACAGCTAGCAATAGATATAGATCTTATTGGTTTGTTAGCAATAGAAATGTTTTATAAAGAGGATGGCACAATCTATATCAATGAACTAGCACCAAGACCACACAATTCTGGACATTATACAATGGACGCATGCATGACGTCGCAGTTTGAACAGCATGTGCGGGCAATCTGTAATTTACCATTAGGCAAGACTGATTTATTAACGCCAGTAGTGATGGTAAATCTATTAGGACAGCATATTGCTCCGTTTATGGAATCGATTCCTAACATGCCGAAAGAAGTAAAATTCCATTTATACGGAAAATCAGAAGCAGTATATAACCGGAAGATGGGACATATCAACGTATTAAGTGCAAGTGTTGAAGATGCATTAAGTATTATTAACAACCTACCGTTCATTGATGCATAACACTAGCTAGTTACTATGACAACAACGCGCAAGCTGCAATATATACAATAAGACCCAGTGGGTAAGATACAAACCAACATGATGGGTAAAAAAATGGAGGATAAGAAATGATAGAAAGATATTCAAGGCCAGAAATGGCAGCAATTTGGACAGAAGAAAATAAATTCAATGCATGGCTTCGTGTTGAAATAGAGGCTTGTGAGGCGTGGGCGGAGCTAGGTGTTATTCCGAAAGAGGATGTACAAAAGCTTTGGGATAAAGCAGGCTTTGATGTGCAGCGCATTCACGAAATTGAAGCAGAAACAAGACATGATGTTGTTGCCTTTACTAGAGCGGTATCTGAAACCCTCGAAGAAGAGAAAAAATGGGTTCACTATGGACTTACTTCAACTGATGTAGTAGATACAGCACTAGCTTTTCTAATAAAACAAGCGAATGATATTATCCGCAAGGATATTGAGTATGTTATAGAAGTATTACGTAAGCGAGCAATTGAGCATAAGGACACTATAATGATGGGTCGAACCCACGGTGTGCATGCGGAGCCAACAACCTTTGGCTTAAAGCTAGCCTTATGGTATGAAGAGATGAAGAGAAACCTTGAGCGCTTTAACCGTGCTGCTGAAGAGGTAGAGTTTGGTAAAATGTCAGGAGCTGTAGGAACCTATGCAAACATTAACCCTGCAGTAGAAGAGTATGTCTGTAAGAAACTAGGCTTAACCCCAGCGCCAGTGTCAACGCAAACTTTACAGCGTGATCGTCATGCGCACTATTTATCAGTTCTAGCTTTAGTCGGGACAACCCTAGAGAAAATCGGCGTAGAAATCCGTGGGTTACAAAAAAGTGAAGTGCGTGAGGTCGAGGAACGCTTCCATAAGGGGCAAAAAGGTTCATCAGCTATGCCGCACAAACGTAATCCAGTATCAAGTGAAAACATTTGCGGTTTAGCTCGTGTGCTACGCGGCAACATGGTTGCAGAATATGATTGCGTTCCACTATGGCATGAACGTGACATATCACACTCATCAGTTGAACGTGTAATCATACCTGATAGCACGATATTGCTAAACTATATGCTCAGACGTATGGGCAAAGTACTTGATGATTTAACGGTATTCCCTGAGAACATGCGTCGCAATATGGACCGCACCTTCGGACTTATTTTCTCACAAAGAGTATTACTTAAGCTGATTGAGAAAGGCATGTCTAGGGAAGCGGCTTATGATATGGTACAACGCAAAGCAATGCAGGCCTGGGAGGAACAGACCTCATTTAAGGGATTGGTAGAAGCAGAAGCAACTATAATGGAGCACTTGACGGAAGATGAAGTCGAGGATTGCTTCGATCCTAGATATCATGTGAAACATGTAGACACGATTTTCAAACGTATTGGTTTAATATAGTTTAAATTTTTAGGAGGGTATTTTTAAATGCAAAAGGGTCAAATGCTTTATGAAGGAAAGGCAAAGAAAATATTTCGCACCGATGACGAAAACATCTATTGGGTTGTATATAAAGATGACGCTACTGCATTTAATGGCGCAAAGAAGGGGCAAGTAGCTAACAAAGGCTTATTAAATAACAAAATAAGCTCATTATTCTTCAAAATGCTTAAAAAAGAGGGCATTGATAATCACTTCATTGAGAACATCTCAGAGAATGAACAGCTTATTAAAAAGGTTGAAATTATCAATGTAGAGGTTGTTGTCAGGAACGTGGCTACTGGATCTTTAGTTAAAAGGTTAGGATTCACGGAAGGCGAAGAATTATCAGAGCCAATTGTTGAATTTTATTACAAAAACGACGCATTAAATGACCCTTTTATAAACGAAGACCATATAAAGATTTTGAAGCTTGCAGACCCTGGACAGGTACAGCAAATGAGGGAGCAGGGTTTACGAGTAAATACAGTATTAAAGCGTTTTATGGAGCAGCTAGGTATTATATTGGTTGATTTCAAGCTAGAGTTCGGAGTAGACAGTGAAGGTAAAGTATTACTGGCTGACGAAATATCTCCTGATACCTGTCGATTCTGGGATATAAAAACCCAGGAGAAGCTAGACAAAGACCGTTTCCGTCAAGATTTAGGTGGCGTAGAAGAAGCCTATCAAGAAATTCTAAAACGATTGGAGGCCAAAATATAATGTGTGGTGTATTTGGCATCTTTAACAACAAAAATGCAGCTCAGCTCACGTATTATGCCTTATATGCACTACAGCACAGAGGTCAAGAAAGTGCTGGAATCGTAGCAAATGACAATGGCAATCTTAATTCTCACAAAGGACTTGGACTAGTTGCAGATGTGTTCACAGAAGAGAAAATAGAAACTCTGAAAGGCACTTCGGCTATTGGGCATGTGCGTTACTCAACAACAGGCATAAACTCACTACAAAATGTACAACCGATTTTCTTCAATTATCGTCGTGGAAACCTGGCAATTGCTCATAATGGAAATCTTGTTAATGCCCATCAGTTACGAAGCCACCTGGAGCGCCAAGGGAGCATTTTCCAGGGTACGAGTGATACTGAAGTAGCTGCCCACCTAATTGCCCGTTCAGGCTATGAGAACACTGAGGAGGCTGTCAAAGAGAGCTTAAGTATGCTTAAAGGTTCATATGCGATGCTATTCATGTCTGATACTAAGCTTATTGCTGTAAGGGATCCTAATGGCATTCGCCCACTTTCTTTAGGGAAATTAAATGGTAGTTATGTAGTTTCCTCAGAGACCTGTGCATTCGATACGATCGGTGCTACTTATATTCGTGACGTAGAGCCTGGTGAGATTATTATGATTACTAAGGACGGAATTACAAGTGATCGTATCACTAGCTTTCCAAAAAGAGCTACCTGTGTGTTTGAATATATTTATTTTGCGCGTCCAGATAGTAATATTGAAGGACTTAACGTTCATTCTGCTCGCAAAGAGCTTGGCAAAAAGCTGTTTCAAGAAGCTCCAGTAGTAGCTGATGTTGTCACGGGCGTACCTGACTCAAGTATTTCTGCTGCAATCGGTTTCGCTGAAGAAGCAGGAATTCCATATGAGCTAGGGTTAATTAAAAATCGCTACATTGGTAGGACGTTTATCCAGCCTTCACAAGAACTGCGCGAACGTGGTGTGCGTTTAAAGCTAAGTGCCGTACGTAAGGTTGTGGAAGGTAAACGTGTAGTTATGATTGACGATTCAATTGTAAGAGGAACTACTAGTGGACGAATTGTTAATATGCTAAGGGAAGCAGGGGCGACTGAGGTTCATGTGCGTATTAGCTCGCCGCCAGTAACCCATTCCTGCTATTATGGAATTGACACATCTGCTAGGGAAGAGTTAATTGCAGCTAACAAGACGATTGAAGAGATTCGCGAGCATATAGGTGCGGACTCATTAGCGTTTTTAAGTACTGACGAAATGATTAATACCTTTGGTGAACGTACAGATTTATGTGGTGAAGATAAGAACTGTAGCGGTTATTGCGAAGGTTGTTTTACGGGATCATATCCTACAGAGATAATAGAGCAGTCCAAGTTTAGCTTAGAGCGCTAACGAATTTAGTTTAGAACGCTAACAAGTTTAGTTTAGAACGTTAGGGAGGCATAATAGAATGAGTTTATATAAAGATGCTGGTGTAGATATTGATGCAGGTAATGAAGCAGTTGACCGTATGAAGCCCCATGTAAAGAAAACATGGCGTAAAGAGGTATTAACGGATTTAGGTAGCTTTGGTGCGTTATTTCAATTAGATTTACAAAAATTCCATGAGCCTGTTTTAGTTTCAGGAACAGATGGTGTAGGCACAAAGCTAAAAGTTGCTTTTGCCTTAGATAAGCACGATACGATAGGTATTGATGCTGTAGCTATGTGTGTTAATGATATCGTTGTGCAGGGCGCTGAACCATTGTTTTTCCTAGATTACTTAGCCTGTGGGAAGCTTGAGCCTGGAAAGGTAGAGCAAATCGTTAAGGGTATAGCTGATGGTTGTGCCCAGTCAGGCTGCGCTTTAATCGGCGGAGAGACAGCGGAAATGCCAGGTATGTACGCAGATGGAGAATACGATATTGCAGGATTTTCTGTAGGAGCCGTTAATAAAAGCGAAATCATTGATGGATCTAAAGTTGCAGAGGGAAGCGTAATTATCGGCCTTGCATCTAGTGGGGTACATTCAAATGGTCTATCACTTGTACGTAAGATAATTGCAGATAACAATATAGCTTTTACCGACTCATTTGCAGAGCAAGTTAGTACAAATTTAAGCGCTGATTTAGCTAATAAAACTGTTGGTGAGGTTATACTTGAGCCTACAAAGCTTTATGTGAAATCAGTCCTAGCTGTTAAAGATAATTTCGAGCTGCAGGCTGCTGCCCATATTACTGGCGGTGGATTTTACGAGAACATACCTAGAGTATTTCCTGAGAAATATAAAGCAGTAATAGAAAAAGATACATGGACAGTTCCGGCTGTGTTTAGCTTCCTGCAAGAAAAAGGCGGAGTACCAGAGCGTGAGATGTATCGTACCTTTAACATGGGTGTCGGGATGATGTTAATTGTTCCAGCAGAGCAGCAGGAGCAAGTACTAAAGTTTCTTGCTGACTTAGGTGAGCAGGCTTATAAAATAGGACATATAGAGCAACGAAATGCTGAAGAAGCAGGTGTCATCATTAGTGGAATCGAATAATCATAAGCAGAGTAATTGTATTACTAATAGAAATTCTAAGCTAGCTGTTGCTGTACTGGCTTCAGGAAACGGATCAAATCTACAAGCATTAATTGATGCCCAGCAAGAAGGAAGTCTATCCTATGAAATCAAAGTCGTAATTACGGACAAGCATGGTGCAAGAGCAGTTTCACGTGCAAGGGAATCCAATATAGTAGCATATGAGTATGCACCGAAAGATTACCCATCAAAAGCAGACTATGAGCAGCAAGTCCTTAACTGTCTAAATAAACATAATATTGAACTGGTGGTTTTAGCAGGCTATATGCGTATTGTTGGAGCAACACTTTTAAACGCATTCGATGGGCGGATGATTAATTTGCATCCGTCACTGCTACCATCCTTTCAAGGAATTCATGCGCCACAGCAGGCCATTGATGCAGGTGTTAAAGTTTCGGGCTGTACAATCCATTTTGTTGATGAAGGATTAGATACGGGACCGATTATAGCGCAGCAGCCTGTTACTGTAACATTTGCTGATAATGCGGATACATTACAAGCAAAAATCCAAAAGCTAGAACATAAACTAATCGTCGATGTCGTAGAGCTAATTGCCCAAGGGCGTGTAAAGCGTCATGGGAGGATTATAGAAATTATATAGTGTGGGTATGTGTGGGTAAGTGCATGGGAAACGAATCCAACTCACTCACTAAGGTTTCCGACTTTGAAAGTGTGGGCAAGGCGCAGAGGTCGCATTCGACCCATGAACTAACGCTTTCAGCTTTAACATTCGCTAAGCTCGATTACCTAAAGCTCCCAACTCGCAAACTACACTCGGACACGGAAGCTTCTTAACGGTAATCTTCACTAAGCGACTGTACAAGCCTCCAGCAAAAGGTTCAAGCTGCCGAACACGACCCCTACGCCCAGTAGGATGCAAGTTAACAACTGTTTCACAAGTTTGTTCCGTAGAACCCATTCCCCATGCACCACACGAGAGATTGGAAAATATATTTTCAAGCAGTCAGCATAAATATCGTTATATTGTAGCGGTGATGAGTGGGAATGTGTGAAGGAGCGATCTATAGTGACAGGCTACTACTAGCTCTTAGTGCAGGATAGGTTGGAACTTCAACTGTCTGACCGAAGGGAGTTTTGAAGTTTCCCTATCCAAACTTAGAGCTAGTGGAGCCGAAAACGGGTGAGCGAGTTTACATATTTCTACTCATCACTTCTTCATCGTTACTCATCACAAAAGATAGAAAACGGAGGTTATAACATTGAAAAAACGAGCCCTTGTATCTGTTTCTGACAAGACGGGAATTGTCGAATTAGCAAAACAATTAATAGAGTTAGATGTAGAGATAATTTCTACAGGCGGAACGAAAAAGTTATTACAGGAAAATCAAGTGCCAGTTATCGGCATATCTGATGTAACAGGGTTTCCTGAAATCCTAGATGGTCGTGTTAAGACCCTTCATCCTAATGTGCATGGGGGTTTACTAGCGCGTAGGGACTTACCTGCCCATGTTGAGCAAATGAACGAGAATAATATCGAGGCTATCGACTTTGTTATTGTAAATCTATATCCATTTAGGGAGACAATTTCAAAACCTGATGTTACCTTAGAAGATGCGATTGAAAACATTGATATTGGTGGTCCAAGCATGCTACGCTCAGCAGCTAAAAACCACAAGGATGTTATCGTACTTGTAGACAGCAAGGATTACGCTCCTGTTCTTAATGAATTAAAGGAGCAGGGTGAGGTTTCCTATGAGACGAGACTGGCGCTAGCAGCGAAGGTATTCCGTCATACGGCAGCTTACGATTCGTTAATTAGCAAATATTTATCAAAACAAGCAGGTCAAGTATTCCCTGAGAAGCTAACTATGACCTATGAAAAGATTCAAGATTTACGTTATGGAGAAAATCCGCATCAAAAAGCAGCTTTTTATCGTGAAGCACTTCCTGATGTAGGTAATATAGCGACTGCTAAACAACTCCACGGAAAAGAATTATCATATAACAACATTAACGACGCTAATGCGGCCTTAAGCATCGTTGCAGAATTTACTGAACCAGCAGTAGTAGCAATTAAGCACACAAATCCATGTGGTGTTGGTGTAGCTAGAGATATTTTTGGTGCCTACCAAAAAGCATATGAGGCAGACCCTGTATCTATTTTCGGTGGGATAGTGGCCTTGAACCGTGAAGTAGATGGACTTACGGCAAATGCCATGAAGGATATTTTCTTAGAAATTATTATTGCACCTAAATTCTCAGAGAAGGCATTAACTATACTTGCAGCTAAGAAGAATTTGCGCTTACTAGAAGTAGACATGGAGCAGCTAGCAAACAACGCTAGAAACCCATTTACTTCGTTAAAAGTTGGTGGAGGAATTTTAGTTCAAGGGCAGGATACTAAGACGATTAATCAAGGTGATTTAAAAGTTGTCACTAAGCGTCAACCAACTACTGAGGAAATTACGCAAATGCTGTTTGCTTGGAAAGTTGTAAAACACGTAAAATCTAACGCAATTGTACTGGCAAAAGAAGATCAAACAATTGGTGTGGGTGCTGGGCAAATGAACCGTGTTGGTTCAGCTAAAATTGCCATTGAGCAAGCTGCAGATAAAGCAAAAGGCTCCGTACTTGCTTCAGACGCTTTCTTCCCAATGCCTGACACAGTTGAAGCAGCGGCGGCAGCTGGTGTAACGGCGATTATCCAACCAGGTGGCTCGATTAAAGACGAGGACTCTATTAAAGAGGCGGACAAGCACGGAATCACAATGGTGTTTACTGGAGTTAGGCACTTTAAACATTAATTTACGCGGATAGGTTCATTAAGGGTAAGAATTTTACTGTTGGGAATTTTTGAGGAGGATGATTATGCGAATACTTGTAGTTGGACGTGGAGGGCGTGAACACACATTAGCTTGGAAGCTTGCGCAAAGCTCAGAAATAACAAATGTATATGTGGCGCCAGGAAATCCAGGAATAGCTAGAACGGCTAAATGTGAGTGTGTTGATATAGACGAGTTAAATATGGAAGAGCTTGTTACCTTTGCTATTCAAAAGACTATTGATTTAGTGGTAGTAGGCCCAGAAGCACCTCTATCTGCAGGATTAGTTGATGAGATGATAGGGGCAGGGATTCCAGCATTTGGACCTTCAAAGGAAGCGGCACAAATTGAGGCAAGTAAAGAGTTTGCTAAGAAGTTAATGGTTGAAAACAATATCCCTACGGCAGCATATGCGTCGTTTACCGACCTTGAATCAGCGAAGGAGTATGTCAAACAGCAGGGGGCACCAATTGTTGTCAAGGCGGACGGTCTAGCAGCAGGTAAAGGTGTAGTTGTGGCGATGACGGAAGCAGAAGCTTTAGATGCCCTAGATCAAATAATGGGTGATAGCATTTTCGGTACGGCAGGAAGTCGTGTTGTTATTGAGCAATTCCTTGAGGGTGAAGAGGTAACGATAATGGCCTTTGTCGATGGAAAAACAATTAAGCCAATGGCTATGGCCCAGGATCACAAACCGGTATTTGATAATGATGAAGGACCGAACACGGGAGGTATGGGTACTTATTCTCCTGTACCACAATTTGCTGAGTCGTTAACAGATGAAGTTGTTAAGACTATTATTCAACCAACTGTGGAAGCATTACAGAAACAGGGAATCACATATAAAGGTGTACTATACGCTGGTTTGATGGTTACTAAAGATGGTCCGAAGGTTATAGAATTTAATGCTCGATTTGGTGATCCAGAGACACAGGTAATCCTGCCGAGGCTTGAGACTGACATTATGACTATATTTAACGCGGTGATTCAAGGTAAATTGGAGTATGTAGACGTTGAATGGTCAAATGATGCCACAGTTTGCATAGTTATGGCGTCAGAGGGTTACCCAGGGAATTATGATAAGGGTAGACCAATTCGAGGTTTAGAGGGAGTTGCTGAGGAGTTCGGCAATAATGTTGCTGTATTCCATGCGGGTACTAATGAGAAGGATGGTCAGATAGTTACTAATGGAGGCCGGGTTTTAGGTGTTATGGGTAGAGGAATAGACTTGCTTCAAGCTAGAGATAATGCATATCAAGCAGTTTCTAAGATAGAATTTGCAGGTGCTCACTATCGCACTGATATCGGTTTAAAGGCGATTAAAAATGTACAATAACGATAAGCAAGCACTTCAGGCAAAGCGATACAAAGGGTACTTTCTAGATTTAGATGGAACTATTTATCGAGGGACAGAACCGATTCCTGAAGCGATTGATTTTGTTAAGAATTTACAAGAGCAGGA
Encoded here:
- the purF gene encoding amidophosphoribosyltransferase: MCGVFGIFNNKNAAQLTYYALYALQHRGQESAGIVANDNGNLNSHKGLGLVADVFTEEKIETLKGTSAIGHVRYSTTGINSLQNVQPIFFNYRRGNLAIAHNGNLVNAHQLRSHLERQGSIFQGTSDTEVAAHLIARSGYENTEEAVKESLSMLKGSYAMLFMSDTKLIAVRDPNGIRPLSLGKLNGSYVVSSETCAFDTIGATYIRDVEPGEIIMITKDGITSDRITSFPKRATCVFEYIYFARPDSNIEGLNVHSARKELGKKLFQEAPVVADVVTGVPDSSISAAIGFAEEAGIPYELGLIKNRYIGRTFIQPSQELRERGVRLKLSAVRKVVEGKRVVMIDDSIVRGTTSGRIVNMLREAGATEVHVRISSPPVTHSCYYGIDTSAREELIAANKTIEEIREHIGADSLAFLSTDEMINTFGERTDLCGEDKNCSGYCEGCFTGSYPTEIIEQSKFSLER
- the purM gene encoding phosphoribosylformylglycinamidine cyclo-ligase; this translates as MSLYKDAGVDIDAGNEAVDRMKPHVKKTWRKEVLTDLGSFGALFQLDLQKFHEPVLVSGTDGVGTKLKVAFALDKHDTIGIDAVAMCVNDIVVQGAEPLFFLDYLACGKLEPGKVEQIVKGIADGCAQSGCALIGGETAEMPGMYADGEYDIAGFSVGAVNKSEIIDGSKVAEGSVIIGLASSGVHSNGLSLVRKIIADNNIAFTDSFAEQVSTNLSADLANKTVGEVILEPTKLYVKSVLAVKDNFELQAAAHITGGGFYENIPRVFPEKYKAVIEKDTWTVPAVFSFLQEKGGVPEREMYRTFNMGVGMMLIVPAEQQEQVLKFLADLGEQAYKIGHIEQRNAEEAGVIISGIE
- the purN gene encoding phosphoribosylglycinamide formyltransferase, with the protein product MLKKQVSSLVESNNHKQSNCITNRNSKLAVAVLASGNGSNLQALIDAQQEGSLSYEIKVVITDKHGARAVSRARESNIVAYEYAPKDYPSKADYEQQVLNCLNKHNIELVVLAGYMRIVGATLLNAFDGRMINLHPSLLPSFQGIHAPQQAIDAGVKVSGCTIHFVDEGLDTGPIIAQQPVTVTFADNADTLQAKIQKLEHKLIVDVVELIAQGRVKRHGRIIEII
- the purH gene encoding bifunctional phosphoribosylaminoimidazolecarboxamide formyltransferase/IMP cyclohydrolase; translation: MKKRALVSVSDKTGIVELAKQLIELDVEIISTGGTKKLLQENQVPVIGISDVTGFPEILDGRVKTLHPNVHGGLLARRDLPAHVEQMNENNIEAIDFVIVNLYPFRETISKPDVTLEDAIENIDIGGPSMLRSAAKNHKDVIVLVDSKDYAPVLNELKEQGEVSYETRLALAAKVFRHTAAYDSLISKYLSKQAGQVFPEKLTMTYEKIQDLRYGENPHQKAAFYREALPDVGNIATAKQLHGKELSYNNINDANAALSIVAEFTEPAVVAIKHTNPCGVGVARDIFGAYQKAYEADPVSIFGGIVALNREVDGLTANAMKDIFLEIIIAPKFSEKALTILAAKKNLRLLEVDMEQLANNARNPFTSLKVGGGILVQGQDTKTINQGDLKVVTKRQPTTEEITQMLFAWKVVKHVKSNAIVLAKEDQTIGVGAGQMNRVGSAKIAIEQAADKAKGSVLASDAFFPMPDTVEAAAAAGVTAIIQPGGSIKDEDSIKEADKHGITMVFTGVRHFKH
- the purD gene encoding phosphoribosylamine--glycine ligase, whose product is MRILVVGRGGREHTLAWKLAQSSEITNVYVAPGNPGIARTAKCECVDIDELNMEELVTFAIQKTIDLVVVGPEAPLSAGLVDEMIGAGIPAFGPSKEAAQIEASKEFAKKLMVENNIPTAAYASFTDLESAKEYVKQQGAPIVVKADGLAAGKGVVVAMTEAEALDALDQIMGDSIFGTAGSRVVIEQFLEGEEVTIMAFVDGKTIKPMAMAQDHKPVFDNDEGPNTGGMGTYSPVPQFAESLTDEVVKTIIQPTVEALQKQGITYKGVLYAGLMVTKDGPKVIEFNARFGDPETQVILPRLETDIMTIFNAVIQGKLEYVDVEWSNDATVCIVMASEGYPGNYDKGRPIRGLEGVAEEFGNNVAVFHAGTNEKDGQIVTNGGRVLGVMGRGIDLLQARDNAYQAVSKIEFAGAHYRTDIGLKAIKNVQ